A segment of the Psilocybe cubensis strain MGC-MH-2018 chromosome 5, whole genome shotgun sequence genome:
TGAAGATCAGTATACGAAATTTGCGCATATATTGATCAACTTACTCCAGCAACACGCGCATTACATCTGTCTGAGCAAGAAAAACAGCTGTAACACGCGCGTCGTTCTCTCTCCGGTCCTGCTCAAAAGCAACTGCAGCTTTGAAGCTTGTCATTACCACTGAAGAAAAAACAACCCGTCAGCTCCTTCAGACATTATTTAAGCGCATATGTGCGCGCTATTCGCTCACATTTCGCGCTAGGGTTGATATCTGGAACTCCTACGGCCTCCAGCAAAGCCAGAAGGTTGTTGGCGTGTTTTAGGTAGTCGTGCCCGTCTGGTGGAGGTGCGTCCTTCATTTTGACGTGTGCCTTTTCCCATTGCTTGAACTCGCGATCGAGAAAATCGTCGACGGTGACCTGTCTCTCTTTACCCATTGTTAAATAtgtagaagaaaaaaaaaagagggagCTCAACCAGAAATTTACAAACGGTTCTATAACATGTCGCGATATGCCTCCCTCCGACGATTGGCAATCCTAGTTGAGATATCAATTCAATATCATTTCGGCAATGATGTTGCAAATGATGCCCAGATTATAAGTTCGGTTCAAAAGCGTGCAACAATTCCACCGACTGGAGCCATAGGCGCTTGTATGCCTTTTCAGAACAAATTCGCCTTCGCAACCGCGTCGAGTCGTTACAATTCAAGGGCACAAGATCGAACGAACGAAAAATTCAATTGAAAGGTGGTCAAGAAGGAAGCCCCACCttcgcaaaaaaaaagtgtgGGAACCTTCGGCCCGGTATGCCGGAACCTTACGAAAAATTAATTGGCGCTAATTCGACCAACTTCCAACTGTAACAAACCTCCACCGGCTAAAGCAGGAGACAAAAGAACACGATGTTCAAACGTGTCGAGAAGCGCAGACGaaagaaggaggaagaagaagcacTTGGACTCGACGAGGAGATGAAAGAGGTGCTTGGTATTCACGACACCGATTCTGAAGAATCTGCGTCCGAGTCTGATTCTGACGACAATCAAGACTCTGGCGACGAAGAGGATAGTGACGAGGGCTCTGGAATTGATGAgggtgaagaggaagaggctggcaacgaggaagacgaggacggTGTTTCGGAGGGTGAAGgcgacgatgaggaggaggttgaagaggaagaagaagatccCAATGTCACAGTCAGCCAGGCACTCCTCGACCCTGTCTACGTTGTCTCCGTTCTCCCCGAAGTAAAAGCCTGTATCGTTTGCCCCGGAAAGCTCCTTAAAGGCGCTAAAATGGTGCAACTGCACCGAGTCTCTAATGCATGTACGCTTTTGCTCGAGCATCGCTTTTCATTGAACCAACTGACCTATGCTTTAGGCACATGAAAGGCGCCTGAAACAATTCACTGCTCTCGCTGCATCTGCTGACCCCAACGAAAGCGCATGGGAGGTTCTTAAAACGCACGCAGAAGAGAAACCCAAGCTCTCATTAGCACCGTCGACTGCCGGAGGTACATCTAAACGCGCTGAGAAAAAGGTACGCCTCTCAGTGTATCACCTATCGATCCATAATTTAATACCGTTCACGATATTTAGAAAGCTCAACAAGCGCGGCGCAAATTGAAGCGTGAAAAATTCAAAGCCAGACAGGCCAAAAAGGCCGCTCTTGCTGCTTCCGCATCTGCGTCGACATCTAAACCAACTGCAGAGCCTTCTCAAGCCGATCCTACGAAAACGAGACCTGAAGGcaagaaggtgaagaagaccGAGAAAGACGTGTCTTCCACCTCTGAACCAACGACAACGAAAACGACGGCATCATCGCCACCCTCCAAAAAGCGGAAGCTCGAAAGCACAAAATCCCCCGCCCACAAATCCGCACCCTCTGCTGTTACTTCTAAATCAGACGAATCACCTGCGGACCTTCCCAAACCAAAACGTCTTAAACACCGGATCCCCAACTACAATGCTACAATCGCGAATGCTGACGCGACAGCTCCCATTAATACCAAGGCTACCGAACCCGATACCAAAAAATCCGACAAGACGACAACCCAAGAAACCGTGAAGAACATCGTCAAATCTGCGTCAGAAAGAGCCAAAAGTGCACGTTCGCGAGCGATGAGTCTGTCTGGGAAGGGGAATaaaggtggtggtggtgctaAGAAGGGAAGATCATGATTGGCGCTTTTATCGAGGTCCTCTTGTTGTTTTGTTGGCTAGTCCTAACTAGTATTGGCGTATTGGCTGTTTTCGTCAAAGCTGCTACACATTCATCACTGATCACCTAAAATTGGAAGTTCGAAACGAAAAAAGAACGTCTAGTGTCCATCGCATAATCCAAGCGAGTGAAAGTTTAAATAACGAAATCCGAGAAAAAAGAtagaataaaaataaaagcACAAATCCGAaaagagggaaagggagGAATTAAAAAGACAGCAAGGTAGTCATCGAACGAAAGATCGGAGGGACGCATCAATGTGGAACGATTCTTAGAAGACTTTTCAAGCCAAGCTCTGAAGCACTCTATCCGTCATCTGAATAACCTAAACCGACAAACTATTAACCACCACAAAACTGGACTGACAGTGTAGCACCTACCTGATTGATATCCGGCCTCTCCGCAGGATTTACTTTGAGCATGCTATCAATCAGATCCCTGAGCCCCTGCGAATACGCAGACTGCGGGTGTTTATACTGTGCATTGAGGACAGCCATTGCTATCGAGCCACCCTGCTCAGTCGTCTGGGTATTTTCGAATGGTGAATGAGAGTATGCGAGTGCATAAAGCGTGCATCCAAGTGACTAacaatgatgaggatgagacAAGTAGGCAGTTGGACGCTTAGGACATACCCAAATATCAACTTTCTCATCGATAGTCTGTCCTGTTTTGACGTCGAACAGTTCAGGCGCGCGGTACGCCATTGTGCTCTGTTCCGCTGCGATATCCTTCATTCATGGGTTTTCAGCAGAGTACAAGCAGTGGTTCCAGCGACCACATACCTGCTGCAACAGCGCCTGTGACCGGTTCTCAATATGCACCCGCGCCATCATCGTGCTTCCAAAATCCATAAGAATAGGCGTCTTGCCGTCGTCCGCAATCATCACATTCCTGCGCTCAGAATGTCAGACCTTTCCCACAACACAATATGCAAATATACGAACCCTGGCTTCAAATCTCGATGCGCATACGGCACAATTTCCAGTGCGTTCCCCTGCTGCTGCGCATTTTCCACCTCCTCATCACCGTCAAACACTACATCCGGCTCCTCATCTTGAAGCCTCCGCGACACAAGCGGCATGCTCGCAGATGCACCACCGTCGTACGAGTACCCACCCTCTGCGTCGCCTTCTGCCTGCGGAAAGCGcgcgtcgtcatcttcgtcgtcggcaTCGTTTTCATTTGCTCGAGCTTTGCCAGTGGATGTAGACTTCAAGTTtttggcggcggcagcggagCGTGGGGTGGTGGGTCGGTACTCATGCATAGCGCGTACGGCGAGACAGGTCCCGCGGAACAGGCGGACCATGTCTTGTTCAGGGAAGTGTCGTCCATGTACGACGTTAGCGTTGATAGCGTCTTGCAGGTTTCCGCGCTGACGATTGATACGTGAATATGGATTTAACATTAATCCTTGATGAAGCTACCTTGTAAAGAGGCAGGAAGAGGTAGACGATTTGACCCTCGCCCTCGGGGTCTTGGACAACAGCTGAGTCCTGTAATCCAGTTGTAAGGTGGTGTTATGATAATGAAGAATAAACGGCGCGCACCATGATTCGGATGATGTTAGGATGTCTGCATCGACAACAACGTGTCAGTATAGTTCAGAGACTTAAACCAACAATACGCACTTGAATCTCCGGTATGCCTCCACTTCTCTCATCGCCTCTTTCACGCCCTGCGCACCTGTTGGACATCGAATCTTCTTTAGAGCGAATTGTCTCTGCAACAAACGTCGGCATCATATTCAGCATTTCCACATTCACACAGAACATTGAACGGATCAGAACTCACCCCACTATCCTCATCCTGTGCGAGATACACGAACGAGaacccgccttccccaagcACCTTGATAATTTGAACTATAGTATCACTTCCGGTGAATATATCGTTCACAGTAACCCGACGTGGAAAGCAGCGGCGGCACCCGTGACTTACACGTCCGTCCGTTGATCTTGACTTTGGGCGTTTGCTGGCACAGGCACGACGACAGCGCCCACAGTGCATCCTTGGCTTGGTCTCTGAAGTTTTCTAGTGCGCGAGATAGCTGTGGTGGTAGTgccattttttttgttggggGGGGGGCAATTGGAAGGGTTTCAAGAGCGTGGTCAACTGTGGTAACTGTGCCTTCAAGTTGGCAGCGGTGatgagcgtgggaatattcatGTTTAATTTGGATCCCGATATCTTCTAAACCAAATAATGTTGTTTCCGAATCATTTCTTCCACCGTccttttcatttctttccCATTCATCTCATTCATAAGTTGACGCGACTGTAGATTGTCGAGCCATCTTAACTCCTCCAGATACCCGCACATCGACTAAGGACCTCCCAGCATATCTCCCTTaacttttccttttcctttccctttcgCTGCTGTTTGGTTCGGAAAGGGTGCCCTGGTTTAATGCACCGTCTTGCTCGAGGATCGCGCCTTGTAATGTTCTATATGTCACATAATCCGCCCATACACAGAACTTTCTATTTGAAATTTCCTGCAGCCTTTCACCGTTGCTGAACCATGCGGCGCTGTTATTCTCAATCTCCCCTTTGATGCGGAAGCACTAAATCTAGACACAACGCCATCATATCACACCAATCAGGAAACCAATCCCGCCTCTGCGAACTTTGTGACTCGAACTGTTTGTCGAACGCTGCTTGTACCTTCCAAAACGACTACAACGATTCAAATGGACTGAGTTGCCATGAAACGTTAAATGAATTCATATAAAGGGACCACTGTGGGACTCCATATGATCTTAACTGTCTATTCACGTCGATTCCAGCGCACACTACCACTGCGAAGTACGACATCAACTACGT
Coding sequences within it:
- a CDS encoding Serine/threonine-protein kinase ppk13, which produces MALPPQLSRALENFRDQAKDALWALSSCLCQQTPKVKINGRTFQIIKVLGEGGFSFVYLAQDEDSGRQFALKKIRCPTGAQGVKEAMREVEAYRRFKHPNIIRIMDSAVVQDPEGEGQIVYLFLPLYKRGNLQDAINANVVHGRHFPEQDMVRLFRGTCLAVRAMHEYRPTTPRSAAAAKNLKSTSTGKARANENDADDEDDDARFPQAEGDAEGGYSYDGGASASMPLVSRRLQDEEPDVVFDGDEEVENAQQQGNALEIVPYAHRDLKPGNVMIADDGKTPILMDFGSTMMARVHIENRSQALLQQDIAAEQSTMAYRAPELFDVKTGQTIDEKVDIWSLGCTLYALAYSHSPFENTQTTEQGGSIAMAVLNAQYKHPQSAYSQGLRDLIDSMLKVNPAERPDINQVIQMTDRVLQSLA